Proteins encoded together in one Calditrichota bacterium window:
- the secA gene encoding preprotein translocase subunit SecA, with amino-acid sequence MFDFFLSKIFGTKHDRSAKKLRPLVNAINQTEEQYQSLTDAELRAKTDEFRARLAEGETVDDIMVEAFAAVKNACRRLVGHEYLVREQKTTWNMIPYDVQIIGGIALHQGKIAEMATGEGKTLVATFPLYLNALPGLGVHLVTVNDYLAQRDSEWMNPVFELLGLTVGVIISDMTPPQRREEYAKDITYGTNNEFGFDYLRDNMAHHIDYVVQRKHHYAIVDEVDSVLIDEARTPLIISGPVEHSTQRYEEMKPPVEQLVRLQSQEIIKLADEVEKMQKEEKPDDFEIGKRLLMMHRGYPKHKRALKLFQEPGNQQLRQRVENEYLRDKKMHTLDEELFFSVDEKSHQADLSEKGRQQLTRYAGGDPDLFLLPDLADEFAKLDADNSITPEARAEAKTTLQSTYAHRAERVQNVSQLLKAYTLYEKDVEYVVQDDKVQIVDEFTGRILSGRRYSDGLHQAIEAKEGVKVERETQTIATITLQNYFRLYTKLAGMTGTAETEEGEFFSIYKLEVMVIPTHQPIRRDDMNDLIYRTKREKYNAIIDRVAELHERRQPVLVGTTSVDVSEIISRMLKGKRIPHNVLNAKQHQKEAEVVAKAGEPGAVTIATNMAGRGTDIKLGAGVIQWKGKEGDKGQAEGGLFILGTERHESRRIDRQLRGRAGRQGDPGASQFYVSVEDDLMRLFGSDRMAAVMDRLGLKEGEVISAGMITRSIGRAQQRVEGYNFDIRKHLLEYDDVMNQQRTVVYSRRNIALRGEDTAPLVSEMLNDYVDYIFEKHGEGDAIAREAFTEEIMRTFLIDFSRDDAFFAAKPSEQVETLEKKIEEARKGRATLLGEDLFRDLQRQAILRVIDVKWKDHLYAMDGLKEGVGLRAYGQKDPLIEYKKEGFSLFQTMLDEVNADALRIIFSYRLQTAPEQQPERVTRTPAMTYSHSSSAGMAYSQAQQGGGQQGQQPQGGQQAGKQQPVRVGERVGRNDPCPCGSGKKYKKCHGATEEVS; translated from the coding sequence ATGTTCGATTTCTTTCTGTCCAAAATATTCGGCACGAAACACGACCGTTCCGCCAAGAAATTGCGGCCTCTGGTCAATGCCATCAACCAGACTGAAGAGCAGTATCAGTCTTTGACCGATGCGGAATTGCGCGCCAAAACGGACGAGTTTCGCGCGCGTTTGGCTGAAGGCGAAACGGTTGACGACATCATGGTCGAGGCGTTTGCCGCGGTGAAAAATGCCTGCCGCAGGTTAGTCGGGCATGAGTACCTTGTGCGCGAACAGAAGACGACGTGGAACATGATTCCGTACGACGTCCAGATCATCGGCGGCATCGCTTTGCATCAAGGGAAAATTGCGGAAATGGCCACGGGCGAAGGTAAAACGCTGGTTGCGACATTCCCGCTTTACTTGAATGCGCTGCCCGGCCTCGGCGTGCATCTTGTGACGGTCAACGATTACTTGGCACAGCGCGACTCCGAGTGGATGAACCCCGTCTTCGAGCTGCTCGGTTTGACGGTCGGTGTGATTATTTCTGATATGACGCCCCCGCAGCGGCGCGAGGAATATGCCAAGGATATCACCTACGGCACTAACAACGAATTCGGTTTCGACTATCTGCGCGACAATATGGCTCACCATATCGACTACGTCGTGCAGCGCAAGCATCACTATGCCATCGTCGACGAAGTCGACAGCGTGCTGATCGACGAAGCGAGAACTCCGTTGATCATTTCGGGTCCGGTCGAGCATTCGACGCAGCGCTACGAAGAAATGAAGCCGCCGGTCGAGCAATTGGTCAGATTGCAATCGCAGGAAATCATTAAGCTCGCCGATGAAGTCGAGAAGATGCAGAAGGAGGAGAAGCCGGACGACTTCGAGATCGGCAAGCGGCTTCTGATGATGCATCGCGGCTACCCGAAGCACAAACGGGCGCTGAAGCTGTTTCAGGAGCCCGGCAACCAACAGCTTCGCCAGCGCGTCGAAAACGAGTATCTTCGCGACAAAAAGATGCACACACTCGACGAGGAACTCTTCTTTTCGGTGGACGAAAAGTCCCATCAAGCCGACCTTTCCGAAAAAGGCCGTCAGCAATTGACGCGCTATGCCGGAGGCGATCCCGATCTGTTCTTGCTGCCGGATTTGGCCGACGAGTTTGCCAAGTTGGACGCGGACAATTCGATCACTCCCGAAGCTCGTGCGGAAGCAAAAACGACGTTGCAGAGCACGTACGCGCACCGCGCGGAACGCGTGCAGAATGTCTCGCAGCTCTTAAAAGCCTACACGCTCTACGAAAAGGACGTGGAATACGTTGTTCAAGACGACAAGGTGCAAATTGTCGACGAGTTCACGGGCCGTATTCTTTCCGGCCGCCGCTATTCGGACGGTTTGCATCAGGCAATTGAGGCCAAAGAGGGTGTGAAAGTCGAGCGCGAAACTCAGACCATTGCGACAATCACGCTTCAGAACTACTTCAGACTCTATACGAAACTTGCTGGCATGACCGGCACCGCCGAGACGGAAGAAGGCGAGTTTTTCTCGATTTACAAACTCGAGGTCATGGTCATCCCGACGCATCAGCCGATCCGCCGCGACGACATGAACGACCTCATTTACCGCACGAAACGCGAGAAATACAACGCGATCATCGACCGGGTGGCCGAACTTCACGAACGTCGTCAGCCGGTATTGGTGGGTACGACGTCCGTGGACGTCTCAGAGATCATTTCCCGCATGCTCAAAGGTAAGCGCATTCCGCACAACGTGCTCAATGCGAAACAGCACCAAAAAGAAGCTGAAGTCGTGGCCAAGGCCGGTGAGCCCGGAGCGGTTACGATTGCGACCAACATGGCAGGCCGTGGTACCGACATCAAGTTGGGTGCGGGTGTCATCCAATGGAAGGGCAAGGAAGGCGACAAAGGTCAAGCGGAAGGTGGTCTATTCATTCTGGGCACCGAGCGCCACGAATCGCGCCGTATTGACCGTCAGTTGCGCGGTCGTGCCGGCCGTCAAGGAGATCCCGGTGCAAGCCAGTTTTACGTCTCTGTGGAAGACGATCTGATGCGTTTGTTCGGATCGGATAGAATGGCTGCGGTGATGGACAGGTTAGGCTTGAAAGAAGGCGAAGTTATTTCGGCGGGCATGATCACGCGCTCGATTGGCCGGGCACAACAGCGCGTAGAAGGCTACAACTTCGACATACGTAAGCACTTGCTTGAATACGACGACGTGATGAATCAGCAGCGTACCGTAGTTTATTCCCGCCGCAACATCGCTTTGCGCGGAGAAGATACGGCGCCGCTGGTTAGTGAAATGCTCAACGACTATGTTGATTACATTTTCGAAAAGCACGGTGAAGGAGACGCCATCGCGCGTGAAGCCTTCACTGAAGAAATCATGCGTACGTTCCTCATTGATTTCTCGAGGGATGATGCGTTCTTCGCTGCCAAACCTTCGGAGCAGGTTGAGACTCTCGAGAAGAAAATAGAAGAGGCCCGCAAAGGACGCGCAACCCTCTTGGGAGAAGACCTCTTCAGGGACTTGCAGAGGCAGGCAATCCTCCGCGTGATCGATGTGAAATGGAAAGATCACCTCTACGCGATGGATGGATTGAAAGAAGGTGTGGGTCTGAGAGCTTATGGCCAGAAGGACCCGCTGATTGAGTACAAAAAAGAAGGCTTCTCGCTGTTTCAGACGATGTTGGACGAAGTCAACGCCGATGCATTGCGCATTATCTTCAGTTACCGTCTGCAGACTGCACCTGAGCAACAACCCGAACGTGTAACGCGAACTCCTGCGATGACTTACTCGCACTCGAGTTCAGCGGGGATGGCTTATTCGCAGGCTCAGCAGGGCGGGGGCCAGCAGGGTCAGCAGCCACAGGGAGGTCAACAGGCCGGCAAGCAGCAGCCAGTGCGCGTGGGGGAACGCGTGGGCAGAAATGACCCATGCCCTTGCGGAAGCGGCAAGAAGTACAAGAAATGCCACGGGGCGACAGAAGAAGTTTCTTAA
- a CDS encoding DUF494 family protein → MDQRIVEIILYVIGEIESRRVNLDEIDGISEELINQGFSRREVATAFSVFNQRIRGTNDRSHVSEPHNPNAYRVLHDIESQYISSEAHGHVLQLLRLGVLSHADVEELIERCVMMGSPAAEMSEMKMMVATHLFEKELLPGESMMPAASARLTPELIH, encoded by the coding sequence ATGGACCAAAGGATAGTTGAGATTATTTTGTACGTGATAGGCGAAATTGAATCTCGCCGCGTGAATTTAGATGAAATTGATGGAATCTCGGAAGAGCTGATAAACCAAGGTTTTTCGAGACGCGAAGTAGCGACTGCTTTTTCTGTGTTCAACCAGAGGATTCGGGGGACTAACGATAGGTCCCATGTCTCCGAGCCGCATAATCCCAATGCGTACCGCGTGCTTCACGATATTGAATCGCAATATATCAGCAGCGAAGCTCACGGTCACGTTTTGCAGCTTCTCCGTCTTGGAGTGTTGTCCCATGCTGACGTCGAAGAGTTGATAGAACGCTGTGTCATGATGGGGTCGCCCGCCGCTGAGATGTCAGAGATGAAGATGATGGTGGCTACCCATTTGTTTGAGAAGGAATTGCTTCCCGGCGAGAGCATGATGCCTGCGGCGTCCGCTCGCTTAACGCCAGAGTTGATCCATTAA
- the topA gene encoding type I DNA topoisomerase, translated as MSAAGRKFVIVESPAKARTLTGYLGKDYAVAASVGHVRDLPEKKLGVDLKKNFEPEYVTIAGKEDVITMLRRNARDAMEVFIATDPDREGEAIAYHIAHEIGDEHDHKVRRVLFNEITRDAVKKALDKPGKIDGTKVDAQQARRVLDRLVGYLVSPLLHKIIARGTSAGRVQSVALRLICEREEEIRAFVPQEYWTIAALLAANKKETFEAKLSKIDGKKAEVSDEKTAKKIVKECSNQEFSLSDLKSRPSKSSPSAPYTTSTLQQDAARRLSFSNDRTMSAAQQLYEGIELGKDGSVGLITYMRTDSVRVSPDALDNVRVFIGERYGEEYLPAKARLFKTKNSAQDAHEAIRPTDVTRDPASVKKYLKADQFKLYELIWKRFVASQTEDAKFEVTTATLTVGKYEFRAGGRRMMFPGHLQVLAEAVDDSPRDAREQLESDMTNELPELKVGKSYSAEKITPTQHFTEPPPRYNAGSLVKTLDELGIGRPSTYAQIISVLVRRKYITNEQRRFQPTDLGEAVNKVLVEQFPDIFNVSFTAQMEEELDSIENEKVAWQKVVKDFYKPFSADLERVNKNRQELKKATQETIEKPCPECGGELVIKWGRAGKFIACTNYPECKYTEPLEAEAPPEFPPTDCPKCGKPMAPKKSRFGWFLGCTGYPECKTIQPMPDPNAIDCPRPGCDGKVGARRSRRGKVFFGCSNYPNCDFVSWNRPVAVKCPECGNSYMEEKNLKSGLIHQCPKCKHKIEIEPAAK; from the coding sequence ATTTCCGCCGCCGGCAGAAAATTCGTGATCGTCGAGTCACCTGCGAAGGCCAGAACTCTTACGGGGTATCTTGGCAAAGACTACGCGGTCGCGGCTTCAGTCGGTCACGTGCGTGATTTACCGGAGAAGAAGCTCGGCGTCGATCTCAAAAAGAACTTCGAACCGGAGTACGTAACGATTGCCGGAAAAGAAGACGTGATCACGATGCTGCGCCGCAATGCGCGCGATGCGATGGAAGTGTTTATCGCGACCGACCCTGACCGCGAGGGAGAAGCGATTGCCTACCACATCGCGCATGAAATCGGTGATGAGCATGATCACAAAGTTCGCCGCGTGCTGTTTAACGAGATTACGCGCGACGCTGTGAAGAAGGCGCTCGACAAGCCCGGCAAGATAGATGGAACAAAAGTGGATGCCCAGCAAGCTCGTCGTGTACTCGACCGTTTGGTGGGCTACTTGGTTTCGCCCCTTCTGCATAAGATCATTGCGCGCGGAACGTCCGCCGGTCGCGTGCAGTCAGTCGCACTGCGTTTGATTTGCGAGCGGGAAGAAGAAATTCGCGCCTTTGTCCCGCAAGAATATTGGACGATAGCGGCCTTGCTTGCGGCCAACAAAAAAGAAACGTTTGAAGCGAAACTCTCAAAGATCGACGGCAAGAAGGCCGAAGTCTCGGACGAGAAAACGGCCAAGAAGATTGTCAAAGAGTGTTCCAACCAGGAATTCTCCCTTTCCGATCTGAAATCCCGTCCGTCGAAGTCGTCACCGTCGGCACCTTACACGACCTCGACGTTGCAGCAGGATGCGGCCCGCAGACTGAGTTTCTCGAACGACCGCACGATGTCCGCCGCCCAGCAGCTCTACGAAGGTATTGAGCTGGGCAAAGACGGCTCGGTCGGCTTAATTACCTACATGCGTACGGACTCCGTGCGTGTATCGCCGGATGCGCTCGACAATGTTCGCGTATTCATTGGCGAGAGATACGGCGAAGAGTATTTGCCCGCCAAGGCTCGTCTTTTCAAAACAAAGAACTCGGCGCAGGACGCACACGAAGCGATTCGTCCGACCGACGTAACCCGCGATCCCGCATCGGTCAAGAAATACTTGAAGGCCGACCAATTCAAGCTCTATGAGCTGATTTGGAAAAGGTTCGTCGCCTCGCAAACTGAAGACGCGAAATTCGAAGTCACTACAGCGACGTTGACGGTTGGCAAGTACGAATTCCGCGCCGGCGGCAGACGAATGATGTTCCCCGGCCACTTGCAGGTGCTGGCCGAAGCTGTTGACGATTCTCCGCGCGATGCTCGCGAGCAGCTCGAGTCGGACATGACCAACGAGCTGCCAGAATTGAAAGTCGGCAAATCCTATTCCGCTGAGAAGATCACGCCCACGCAGCATTTCACCGAGCCGCCGCCGCGCTACAATGCCGGTTCGCTCGTGAAAACGCTCGACGAATTGGGAATCGGTCGACCGAGTACCTACGCGCAGATCATTTCTGTTCTGGTTCGGCGCAAGTATATTACGAATGAACAACGCAGATTCCAACCGACCGATCTCGGCGAGGCCGTCAATAAGGTTTTGGTCGAACAGTTCCCGGATATCTTCAATGTTTCTTTCACAGCGCAGATGGAAGAGGAACTGGACTCGATCGAGAACGAAAAGGTCGCGTGGCAGAAAGTCGTAAAAGATTTCTACAAGCCGTTTTCCGCCGATCTTGAGCGCGTCAACAAGAACCGTCAGGAACTCAAGAAAGCGACTCAAGAAACCATTGAGAAACCGTGTCCGGAATGCGGCGGTGAGTTGGTGATTAAGTGGGGACGCGCAGGCAAATTCATCGCCTGCACAAACTACCCTGAGTGCAAATATACCGAACCGCTCGAAGCGGAAGCTCCGCCGGAATTTCCGCCGACCGATTGTCCCAAGTGCGGCAAACCGATGGCACCCAAGAAGAGCCGTTTCGGGTGGTTCTTGGGCTGCACGGGATACCCCGAATGCAAAACTATTCAGCCGATGCCGGATCCCAATGCGATCGACTGCCCGCGTCCGGGTTGCGACGGCAAGGTCGGTGCGCGACGGTCACGCCGCGGCAAGGTGTTCTTTGGCTGTTCAAACTATCCCAACTGCGATTTCGTCAGTTGGAACCGTCCGGTTGCCGTCAAGTGCCCCGAATGCGGCAACAGCTACATGGAGGAGAAAAACCTTAAGTCAGGGCTGATTCACCAGTGTCCGAAGTGCAAGCACAAGATCGAGATCGAACCGGCCGCGAAATAG
- a CDS encoding tyrosine-type recombinase/integrase: protein MSEVQAQDRDRTGREIGGLESLIAEYLADLKLRRRSEHTQAAYARDLEQALQLLFGRLGRELILSDWRYENLRDVMYAWAAQDLSASTLQRKRAVLSDFSKFLKRTDRIESNPIALLDPPRVKKPLPHVFSEKNLADVLDSLGSGWPNIRDRALLELLYGGGLRISEALALEPSDIDFKRGTARVLGKGNKERVVPLSRAAVTAMHDYVEARAQEFPSHDATPLWLSDRGLPLTRFRAAKIVKHRLGAWMPEASPHKLRHSFATHLLAHGADLRAVQELLGHESVATTERYTHVTTRRLKEAYSQAHPHGGESLPEKKAEK from the coding sequence GTGTCCGAAGTGCAAGCACAAGATCGAGATCGAACCGGCCGCGAAATAGGCGGACTCGAATCGCTCATAGCAGAGTACTTAGCGGACCTGAAACTCCGCCGTCGCTCGGAGCATACTCAGGCGGCATACGCGCGGGATTTGGAACAAGCCCTGCAATTGCTCTTTGGAAGACTCGGCCGCGAGTTGATATTGTCGGATTGGCGCTACGAGAACTTGCGTGATGTCATGTATGCGTGGGCAGCGCAGGATCTGAGTGCAAGCACCTTGCAGCGAAAGCGCGCCGTATTGAGCGACTTTTCGAAGTTCCTGAAACGAACGGACCGGATAGAAAGCAATCCGATTGCCCTGCTCGACCCTCCGCGCGTCAAGAAGCCGCTGCCGCACGTCTTCAGCGAGAAGAATCTCGCGGACGTGCTCGACAGTTTGGGAAGCGGTTGGCCGAACATCCGCGATCGGGCGCTCTTGGAACTGCTCTATGGCGGTGGACTGCGCATCTCGGAAGCACTTGCCTTAGAGCCGTCCGACATAGATTTCAAACGCGGAACAGCACGTGTATTGGGAAAAGGTAACAAGGAAAGAGTGGTCCCGTTGTCCCGTGCGGCAGTAACTGCGATGCACGACTATGTAGAAGCGCGCGCGCAGGAGTTTCCCTCGCACGACGCGACGCCGTTATGGTTGTCGGATCGCGGTCTTCCCTTGACGCGGTTCCGCGCCGCGAAGATCGTGAAGCACAGACTGGGCGCGTGGATGCCGGAGGCCAGTCCGCACAAACTACGTCACAGTTTTGCGACTCATTTGCTCGCGCACGGCGCGGATCTACGCGCGGTGCAAGAATTGCTTGGACATGAATCCGTAGCAACCACGGAACGCTACACGCACGTCACGACGCGCCGCCTGAAAGAAGCGTATTCTCAGGCGCACCCGCACGGCGGCGAGTCTTTACCGGAAAAAAAGGCGGAGAAATAA
- the raiA gene encoding ribosome-associated translation inhibitor RaiA — protein MRTQITAVHFNATDTLKEFAENEVQRLLKFSDDIVNCEIEFTFNKQEKRANIHISVDNTVLNASAITEDFKKSVVLAVDKLEVQVKKHKGKIHAKH, from the coding sequence ATGAGAACCCAGATTACGGCAGTTCACTTCAATGCAACTGACACTTTGAAAGAATTCGCGGAGAACGAAGTTCAGCGATTGCTCAAGTTTTCGGATGACATTGTGAATTGTGAAATCGAGTTCACCTTCAACAAGCAGGAAAAGAGAGCGAATATACATATTTCCGTCGACAACACCGTATTGAACGCGTCGGCGATTACCGAAGATTTCAAGAAATCAGTCGTGCTTGCCGTCGACAAGCTGGAGGTGCAAGTCAAGAAGCACAAAGGCAAAATTCACGCGAAACACTGA
- the hprK gene encoding HPr(Ser) kinase/phosphatase — MERLSVTAFYQENQARLKLRLCNSPRGLSRDIVQKELHRPGLALAGFIELFTYDRIQVLGNTEIQYLASLSAEERRRSLSRVFEFNIPCLIVTNDNRTPEDLIRAADDVNVAIFSSPLTTTEMTHLLSDYLAHKFAPSQSVHASLVDVYGTGLMFTGRSGIGKSEVSLDLVERGHRLVADDMVTLTRTADNVLMGSGREALKHYMEIRGIGIIDVGRMFGVRAIRQQKRVETIVELVDWKDGVDYERVGLDEQYKEYLGVRIPHVILPIFPGKNITVIAEAIALNLHLKIYGFHPAKEFGKALSNMMDDTSQLQSYLEKDFE; from the coding sequence ATGGAACGACTGTCAGTTACGGCTTTCTATCAGGAAAACCAAGCCCGCTTGAAGCTCAGATTGTGCAACAGCCCGCGAGGGTTGTCGCGCGATATTGTTCAAAAAGAGCTTCACCGCCCGGGTCTCGCGCTGGCGGGGTTCATCGAACTTTTTACCTACGACCGGATACAAGTTCTCGGCAACACCGAGATTCAGTATCTGGCCAGTTTGTCTGCTGAAGAGCGTCGACGTTCGTTGTCGCGTGTTTTCGAATTCAATATTCCGTGTTTGATTGTCACCAACGACAATCGCACTCCCGAAGATTTGATTAGGGCTGCGGATGATGTGAATGTGGCGATATTTTCGTCGCCGCTCACGACGACGGAGATGACGCATCTTTTGTCGGACTATCTGGCACACAAGTTTGCACCGAGTCAGTCTGTCCACGCGTCACTCGTGGATGTTTACGGAACGGGTTTGATGTTCACGGGCCGCAGCGGAATCGGCAAATCGGAGGTGTCGCTTGATTTGGTTGAGCGTGGTCACCGACTTGTCGCGGACGATATGGTAACGTTGACGCGCACTGCAGACAACGTACTCATGGGCTCGGGCCGCGAGGCCTTGAAACACTACATGGAAATTCGTGGCATTGGAATCATCGATGTAGGCCGCATGTTCGGAGTTCGCGCTATTCGCCAGCAAAAGAGAGTTGAGACGATTGTAGAGCTGGTCGATTGGAAGGACGGCGTAGACTACGAACGGGTTGGTCTTGACGAGCAATACAAAGAATATTTGGGAGTCAGAATTCCCCACGTGATTCTGCCTATTTTCCCCGGCAAGAACATTACCGTGATTGCCGAGGCGATCGCACTGAATCTGCATCTAAAAATCTACGGCTTTCATCCAGCCAAAGAGTTCGGAAAAGCGTTGTCGAACATGATGGACGACACGTCGCAACTCCAATCATATCTCGAAAAAGATTTCGAGTAG
- a CDS encoding PTS sugar transporter subunit IIB, with protein MPWNRKKSDFPIVRIDDRLLHGQVVVGWAGALGLEWLILVNDRVSENKGLSAAIKAGVPPEIRADVVTFDQAVNDMIAGEYAQKKSMLVLESPGDALRLLHKGVALRKLHVGGLHFREGSEELLPYVFLSNWDRMALDEMLERGVRITCQDIPSTTPVAYRG; from the coding sequence ATGCCGTGGAATCGCAAAAAGAGCGATTTTCCGATAGTTCGAATTGATGACCGGCTTTTGCACGGGCAAGTCGTCGTGGGCTGGGCGGGCGCGCTTGGTCTTGAGTGGCTCATTCTTGTCAATGACCGCGTGTCGGAAAACAAAGGGCTTTCCGCCGCAATAAAGGCGGGAGTACCTCCGGAGATTCGCGCGGACGTCGTAACGTTTGATCAAGCTGTCAACGACATGATTGCCGGCGAGTATGCGCAGAAGAAATCCATGCTCGTATTGGAGAGCCCGGGCGACGCTTTGAGGCTCCTCCACAAGGGGGTGGCGCTCAGGAAACTGCATGTCGGCGGATTGCATTTCCGCGAAGGCAGCGAAGAGCTCCTTCCTTACGTGTTCTTATCTAATTGGGATCGCATGGCGCTCGACGAAATGCTTGAGCGCGGCGTGCGCATCACGTGTCAGGATATTCCCTCAACAACTCCGGTCGCGTATCGCGGCTAA
- a CDS encoding MCE family protein, translating to MNQELKVGLTVLISLVILIGGIMWGKGYRLRAKQYDISVLFNTTGGLEKGANVLANGVVKGRVKDIEFFDGYVRVTAAVDEDVVLYSDFVVTIEAPTVMAGQVLSLYTGTKPPRVQEFVDMKGTDPQGMTAIVAKMQDFTGRIEVTLTHLDSLLVDAHVLLGDTSNQANLKRAMNNVAEMTETSNELLQRNRAQIEQSLKDLQETLASARELTGKLSSRTDTTLMNVDSTMKSLTAVSVEVRDMLANINSGEGTVGKLFTDDELYLKLNRTLDEVDSLSYHLRTKGMRQKIVFF from the coding sequence ATGAATCAGGAACTAAAGGTCGGTCTGACCGTCCTAATCTCACTCGTAATTTTAATCGGCGGCATCATGTGGGGCAAGGGATACCGCCTGCGAGCGAAGCAATACGACATCTCCGTTCTATTCAACACGACAGGCGGATTGGAAAAAGGCGCGAACGTCCTCGCAAATGGTGTTGTCAAAGGCAGAGTGAAAGACATCGAGTTCTTTGACGGCTATGTGCGGGTCACCGCCGCAGTCGACGAAGACGTCGTTTTATATTCGGATTTTGTCGTGACTATCGAAGCGCCGACGGTGATGGCAGGACAGGTACTAAGTTTATACACGGGCACGAAACCTCCTCGAGTTCAGGAATTCGTGGACATGAAGGGTACGGATCCGCAGGGAATGACGGCGATAGTAGCCAAGATGCAGGATTTTACGGGCAGAATCGAAGTAACTTTGACTCATCTCGACTCGCTTTTGGTCGACGCACATGTTCTGCTTGGTGACACGTCCAATCAAGCGAATTTGAAACGCGCAATGAACAACGTCGCGGAGATGACTGAAACAAGCAATGAACTGCTCCAGCGCAACCGTGCGCAAATCGAGCAGTCTCTCAAGGATCTGCAAGAAACCTTGGCCTCTGCACGCGAACTTACGGGCAAGCTGAGTTCCCGTACGGATACTACGCTTATGAATGTGGACAGTACGATGAAATCTCTGACCGCCGTTTCGGTCGAAGTGCGCGATATGCTCGCCAACATCAATTCCGGAGAAGGAACGGTCGGCAAGCTGTTTACCGACGACGAACTGTATTTGAAGCTCAACCGCACTCTTGACGAAGTGGATTCGTTGTCGTACCATCTGCGCACGAAAGGAATGCGGCAGAAAATCGTCTTCTTTTAA